A genome region from Mesorhizobium sp. B2-1-8 includes the following:
- the atpD gene encoding F0F1 ATP synthase subunit beta, producing the protein MAKAATPKTAAPARAAKAPAAAAKAAPAKPAAAPAKAAAAKTQAVATKATGVVGKVRQVIGAVVDVQFGEHLPPILNALETNNVGNRLVLEVAQHLGENTVRCIAMDSTEGLVRGQEVRDTGGPIAVPVGPGMLGRIINVIGEPVDEAGPVDAVELRSIHQPAPAYIEQSTEAQILITGIKVLDLLAPYAKGGKIGLFGGAGVGKTVLIQELINNIAKAHGGYSVFAGVGERTREGNDLYHEFIESGVNKKGGGEGSKAALVYGQMNEPPGARARVGLTGLTVAEYFRDQGQDVLFFVDNIFRFTQAGSEVSALLGRIPSAVGYQPTLATDMGALQERITTTTKGSITSVQAIYVPADDLTDPAPATSFAHLDATTTLNRSIAEKGIYPAVDPLDSTSRMLDPLVVGDEHYAVARQVQSILQRYKSLQDIIAILGMDELSEEDKQTVARARKIERFLSQPFFVAEVFTGAPGKLVDLADTIKGFKGLCNGDYDHLPEAAFYMVGGIDEAVEKAQRLAAEAA; encoded by the coding sequence ATGGCGAAAGCAGCGACCCCGAAGACAGCAGCCCCCGCGAGGGCGGCCAAGGCTCCGGCAGCGGCAGCAAAGGCGGCTCCGGCCAAGCCAGCAGCAGCGCCGGCCAAGGCCGCCGCTGCCAAGACGCAAGCCGTGGCCACCAAGGCCACCGGCGTTGTCGGCAAGGTCCGCCAGGTCATCGGCGCTGTCGTCGACGTGCAGTTCGGCGAGCATCTGCCGCCGATCCTGAACGCGCTCGAGACCAACAATGTCGGCAACCGACTGGTGCTCGAAGTTGCCCAGCATCTGGGTGAAAACACCGTGCGCTGTATCGCCATGGACTCCACCGAAGGTCTGGTGCGTGGCCAGGAAGTACGCGACACCGGCGGCCCGATCGCCGTGCCGGTCGGCCCGGGCATGCTCGGCCGCATCATCAACGTCATCGGCGAGCCGGTCGACGAAGCGGGCCCGGTCGACGCGGTCGAACTGCGCTCGATCCACCAGCCGGCTCCGGCCTACATCGAACAATCGACGGAAGCGCAGATCCTGATCACCGGCATCAAGGTGCTCGACCTGCTCGCACCCTACGCCAAGGGCGGCAAGATCGGCCTGTTCGGCGGCGCCGGCGTCGGCAAGACCGTGCTGATCCAGGAACTGATCAACAACATCGCCAAGGCGCATGGTGGTTACTCGGTGTTCGCCGGCGTCGGCGAGCGCACCCGCGAAGGCAACGACCTCTATCACGAATTCATCGAATCCGGCGTCAACAAGAAGGGCGGCGGCGAAGGCTCGAAGGCGGCGCTGGTGTACGGCCAGATGAACGAGCCGCCGGGCGCGCGTGCCCGCGTCGGCCTGACCGGCCTGACGGTCGCCGAATATTTCCGCGACCAGGGCCAGGACGTGCTGTTCTTCGTCGACAACATCTTCCGCTTCACGCAGGCGGGCTCGGAAGTGTCGGCGCTGCTCGGCCGTATCCCGTCGGCGGTGGGCTATCAGCCGACGCTCGCCACCGACATGGGCGCGCTGCAGGAACGCATCACCACCACCACCAAGGGCTCGATCACCTCGGTGCAGGCGATCTACGTGCCGGCCGACGACTTGACCGACCCGGCGCCGGCGACCTCGTTCGCCCACCTCGACGCGACGACGACGCTGAACCGTTCGATCGCCGAAAAGGGCATCTATCCGGCCGTCGATCCGCTGGACTCGACCTCGCGCATGCTCGACCCGCTGGTCGTCGGCGATGAACACTATGCCGTCGCCCGCCAGGTGCAGTCGATCCTCCAGCGCTACAAGTCGCTGCAGGACATCATCGCCATCCTTGGCATGGACGAGCTCTCGGAAGAGGACAAGCAGACGGTGGCCCGCGCCCGCAAGATCGAGCGCTTCCTGTCGCAGCCGTTCTTCGTCGCCGAAGTGTTCACCGGCGCGCCGGGCAAGCTGGTCGACCTCGCCGACACCATCAAGGGCTTCAAGGGCCTCTGCAATGGCGACTACGACCATCTGCCGGAAGCCGCCTTCTATATGGTCGGCGGCATCGACGAAGCGGTCGAGAAGGCACAGCGCCTCGCGGCTGAAGCGGCTTAA
- a CDS encoding F0F1 ATP synthase subunit epsilon, producing MAEAFKFELVSPERLLVSAVVESVVIPGAEGEMTVMAHHAPVMTTIKPGVVTVKNASGSEERYVVFGGFADIVPAGCTLLAESAVAVKDVDRADLARRIQEAREDAADAKDDQARSKAEQFLGQLTTLEGAILPA from the coding sequence ATGGCTGAAGCTTTCAAGTTCGAACTGGTTTCCCCGGAGCGCCTGCTGGTTTCCGCCGTGGTCGAATCCGTCGTCATCCCGGGCGCCGAGGGCGAGATGACCGTCATGGCCCATCACGCACCGGTCATGACCACGATCAAGCCGGGCGTCGTCACGGTGAAGAACGCCTCGGGCAGCGAAGAACGCTATGTCGTGTTCGGCGGCTTCGCCGACATCGTCCCGGCCGGCTGCACGCTGCTGGCGGAATCGGCGGTCGCGGTGAAGGATGTCGACCGCGCCGATCTCGCCCGCCGCATCCAGGAAGCCAGGGAAGACGCCGCCGACGCCAAGGACGACCAGGCGCGCAGCAAGGCGGAACAATTCCTTGGCCAGCTCACCACGCTGGAAGGCGCCATTTTGCCGGCTTGA
- a CDS encoding mannitol dehydrogenase family protein, translating into MTDRRLSNRTAPALPAKVAAPRYDRGAVAPGIVHLGVGAFHRAHQAAYVDECLAAGEMGWGITGVSLRSADTRDALAPQDGLYTLAIRGSGGEKLHVIGSIGSMLVAPEDPTAVLAVLTDPRTRIVTLTITEKAYLRAAGGGLDAAHPDIVHDLSNPRTPKTAHGFVTEALARRLAAGTPPFTVLCCDNLPANGATLHRLLIEFAELRDAGPGSAGDAGIAGHIAGHVAFPSSMVDRIVPATTDADRARISGELGIEDAWPVMTEPFSQWVIEDSFPTGRPAWEKFGVTMVGDVAPFEDMKLRLLNGAHSGIAYLGLLSGHATVDRAFADPAIRRFVDALWEEAKSTLPDDAGLDTSAYTAELAERFSNTALAHRTAQIANDGSQKLPQRIIASAIECLEAGTELVHLTLVVAAWIAACAARGKTLPEGHFTDPLDAPLTALLDQQLPANETVTAVFDLAGFARDHAERQTLIELVAVHLVHLRRDGTTLAFAALGIEAKGP; encoded by the coding sequence ATGACAGACCGCCGCCTTTCCAACCGCACGGCGCCCGCATTGCCGGCCAAGGTCGCCGCGCCTCGATACGATCGCGGTGCGGTTGCACCGGGCATCGTGCATCTGGGCGTCGGCGCCTTTCACCGCGCCCACCAGGCCGCCTATGTCGATGAATGCCTGGCGGCCGGCGAAATGGGCTGGGGCATAACAGGCGTGTCGCTGCGCAGCGCCGACACGCGCGACGCGCTGGCGCCGCAGGATGGGCTTTACACACTTGCGATCCGCGGCAGCGGCGGCGAGAAGCTGCATGTTATCGGCTCCATCGGCTCGATGCTGGTGGCGCCGGAAGACCCGACTGCGGTGCTCGCGGTGCTGACCGATCCGCGCACCCGCATCGTGACGCTGACCATCACCGAGAAAGCCTATCTGCGGGCTGCCGGTGGCGGATTGGACGCGGCGCATCCCGACATCGTCCACGACTTGTCCAATCCGCGAACGCCGAAGACGGCGCACGGTTTTGTGACCGAAGCGCTCGCCCGGAGGCTGGCTGCCGGCACCCCGCCCTTTACCGTGCTTTGTTGCGACAACCTGCCGGCCAACGGCGCCACCTTGCACAGGCTGCTGATCGAATTCGCTGAATTGCGCGATGCCGGTCCTGGTTCGGCGGGCGATGCTGGGATCGCCGGCCACATCGCCGGTCACGTCGCATTTCCCTCGAGCATGGTCGACCGCATCGTGCCGGCCACGACCGATGCCGACAGGGCGCGGATATCAGGCGAACTTGGTATCGAGGACGCCTGGCCCGTGATGACGGAACCCTTCAGCCAATGGGTGATCGAAGACAGTTTCCCCACGGGTCGTCCGGCCTGGGAAAAATTCGGCGTCACCATGGTCGGGGATGTCGCTCCCTTCGAGGATATGAAGTTGAGGCTCCTCAACGGCGCGCATTCGGGGATCGCCTATCTCGGCCTGCTCAGCGGCCACGCCACGGTCGATCGCGCCTTCGCCGATCCAGCGATAAGGCGGTTCGTCGATGCGCTGTGGGAGGAGGCCAAATCGACATTGCCGGACGATGCCGGCCTCGACACGTCAGCCTATACGGCCGAGCTTGCCGAGCGTTTTTCGAACACGGCACTTGCCCACCGCACGGCGCAGATCGCCAATGACGGCAGCCAGAAACTGCCCCAGCGCATCATCGCCTCGGCCATCGAGTGTCTCGAAGCCGGCACCGAACTGGTCCACCTTACGCTGGTCGTTGCTGCCTGGATCGCCGCTTGCGCGGCGCGCGGAAAAACCTTGCCGGAGGGCCATTTCACCGATCCGCTCGACGCGCCGCTGACGGCGCTTCTGGACCAGCAGCTGCCGGCCAACGAAACCGTGACGGCGGTGTTCGATCTGGCCGGCTTCGCCAGGGATCACGCCGAGCGCCAGACGCTGATCGAACTCGTCGCCGTCCATCTCGTCCACCTGCGGCGGGACGGCACGACCTTGGCTTTTGCTGCGCTCGGCATAGAGGCCAAAGGGCCGTAA
- the uxaC gene encoding glucuronate isomerase — MAVALINADLLFPAEARPLSIARDLYAGIKDLPIVSPHGHTDPRWYALNEPFPDPAQLLIVPDHYIFRMLFSQGVRLEALGVPTLDGAPVETDGRAIWRLFAEHYYLFRGTPTRLWFDHVLADLFAIEEPLSAATADRHYDTIATVLQWENYRPRALFERFNIEVIATTEGALDDLKWHQMIRDSGWEGRVVTAYRPDAVVDPDFEGFSANLDRLGEITGCDTGTWAGYLDAHRQRRAFFKSFGATSTDHGHPTAETANLSDAAAQELFNRVRAGSQDERERKLFRAQMLTEMAKMSRDDGLVLQIHPGSWRNHSPGVFQKFGRDKGFDIPTRTDYVTALKPLLDCVGLERDLTVILFTLDESSYARELAPLAGVYPALRLGPAWWFHDSPEGMRRFREMTTETAGFYNTVGFNDDTRAFPSIPARHDVARRVDCAFLARLVAEHRLREDEAHELAKELAYTLAKNAYRL, encoded by the coding sequence ATGGCCGTGGCACTGATCAATGCGGATTTGCTGTTTCCAGCCGAGGCGCGTCCGCTCTCGATCGCCCGCGATCTCTATGCCGGCATCAAGGACCTGCCCATCGTCAGCCCGCACGGCCACACCGACCCGCGCTGGTATGCGCTGAACGAGCCGTTCCCCGATCCCGCGCAGCTGCTCATAGTGCCGGACCACTATATTTTTCGCATGCTGTTCAGCCAGGGCGTGCGGCTGGAGGCTCTCGGCGTACCGACCCTCGATGGTGCGCCCGTCGAAACCGACGGCAGGGCGATCTGGCGGCTGTTCGCCGAGCACTACTACCTCTTCCGTGGCACGCCGACCCGGCTATGGTTCGACCATGTGCTCGCGGATCTGTTCGCTATCGAAGAGCCGTTGAGCGCCGCAACCGCCGATCGCCATTACGACACGATCGCGACGGTGTTGCAGTGGGAGAATTACCGTCCTCGCGCGCTGTTCGAACGCTTCAACATCGAGGTCATCGCGACGACCGAAGGCGCGCTCGACGATCTCAAATGGCACCAGATGATCCGCGACAGCGGCTGGGAGGGCCGCGTCGTCACCGCCTATCGGCCGGACGCCGTCGTCGATCCCGATTTCGAAGGTTTTTCGGCCAATCTGGACCGGCTCGGCGAGATCACCGGCTGCGACACCGGGACCTGGGCCGGCTATCTCGACGCGCATCGCCAGCGGCGCGCCTTCTTCAAGAGTTTCGGCGCGACCTCGACGGATCACGGCCATCCGACGGCCGAGACCGCCAATCTGTCCGATGCCGCTGCGCAGGAGTTGTTCAACCGGGTCCGCGCCGGCTCGCAGGACGAGCGCGAACGAAAGCTGTTTCGCGCCCAGATGCTGACCGAGATGGCCAAGATGAGCCGGGATGACGGGCTGGTGCTGCAGATCCATCCGGGCTCCTGGCGCAACCATTCGCCTGGCGTTTTCCAGAAATTTGGCAGGGACAAGGGCTTCGATATCCCGACGCGCACCGACTATGTGACGGCGCTGAAGCCGCTGCTCGACTGTGTCGGGCTGGAGCGCGATCTCACCGTCATCCTGTTCACGCTGGATGAGTCCAGCTATGCGCGCGAACTGGCGCCGCTGGCCGGCGTCTATCCGGCGCTGAGGCTCGGGCCGGCCTGGTGGTTCCACGACAGTCCGGAAGGCATGCGCCGTTTTCGCGAGATGACGACCGAGACCGCCGGCTTCTACAACACGGTCGGCTTCAACGACGACACCCGCGCCTTTCCGTCGATCCCCGCCCGTCACGACGTGGCGCGCCGCGTCGATTGCGCGTTCCTGGCGCGTCTCGTCGCCGAGCACCGGCTGCGTGAGGACGAGGCGCATGAACTCGCGAAGGAGCTTGCCTACACGCTTGCCAAGAATGCGTACCGGCTCTGA
- a CDS encoding TRAP transporter substrate-binding protein, whose product MLHFSKLTAATFAFGSLLIGIANAETVLRSSDTHPDGYPTVEAVKYMGDLIKQRTAGRYSIEVYHSAQLGEEKDTIEQTQAGVIDLDRVSMGPFNGIVPETAVPSLPYMFRSVEHMRHVMDGPIGDQILKAFEAHDLVGLAFYDSGARSFYNTKKDITSMADMKGMKFRVIQSDVFVDMVNALGANATPMAYGEVYSALQTGVIDGAENNWPSFESAKHYEVAKHYTMDEHQIVPEVLVMSKASWDKLSPEDQAIVRQAAKDSVVKMRELWDAQEKKSRGIVEAAGVKVSEIDKQPLIDAMKPVYDKYLSTPELKDLAARIQAEK is encoded by the coding sequence ATGTTGCATTTCTCGAAATTGACGGCGGCCACGTTTGCCTTCGGCTCGCTGCTGATCGGCATAGCCAATGCCGAAACCGTGCTGCGATCCTCGGATACCCATCCGGACGGGTACCCGACCGTCGAGGCGGTCAAGTACATGGGCGACCTGATCAAGCAGCGCACCGCCGGCCGCTATTCGATCGAGGTCTATCACTCGGCGCAGCTCGGCGAGGAGAAGGACACGATCGAGCAGACCCAGGCCGGCGTCATCGACCTCGACCGTGTCTCGATGGGACCGTTCAACGGCATCGTACCGGAGACCGCCGTGCCGTCGCTGCCCTACATGTTCCGCTCCGTCGAGCACATGCGCCACGTCATGGACGGGCCGATCGGCGACCAGATCCTGAAGGCGTTCGAGGCGCATGATCTCGTCGGTCTCGCCTTCTACGATTCCGGCGCGCGGTCGTTCTACAACACCAAGAAGGACATCACCTCGATGGCCGACATGAAAGGCATGAAGTTCCGCGTCATCCAATCGGACGTGTTCGTCGACATGGTCAACGCGCTTGGCGCCAATGCGACACCGATGGCCTATGGCGAAGTCTATTCGGCGCTGCAGACCGGCGTCATCGACGGTGCCGAAAACAACTGGCCGAGCTTCGAATCCGCCAAGCACTACGAAGTCGCCAAGCATTACACGATGGACGAACACCAGATCGTGCCGGAAGTGCTGGTCATGTCGAAGGCAAGCTGGGACAAGCTGTCGCCGGAAGACCAGGCGATCGTGCGCCAGGCGGCCAAGGACAGCGTCGTCAAGATGCGCGAACTCTGGGACGCGCAGGAGAAGAAGTCGCGCGGCATCGTCGAGGCCGCGGGCGTCAAGGTCAGCGAGATCGACAAGCAGCCGCTGATCGACGCGATGAAGCCGGTCTACGACAAGTACCTGTCGACACCCGAGCTGAAGGACCTGGCCGCCCGTATACAGGCCGAGAAATGA
- a CDS encoding TRAP transporter small permease: protein MRGFWLSAERVLSGLARLALWVSGAGLTLMTIIIFWQVFSRYVLNRSPSWTESFSVLLMGWFIFLGAAVGVRERTHLGFDVLLYVLPGSAKAVLRSISDLVVLAFGAGMIVYGVQLARLTWNTVMPSLTLPGGVSFLPVILGGALVCLFSLERLAGRFAGLPVDADIHATGEEL, encoded by the coding sequence ATGCGAGGCTTCTGGCTGAGCGCGGAACGGGTGCTCTCCGGGCTTGCCCGGTTGGCACTTTGGGTCAGCGGCGCCGGGCTGACGCTGATGACGATCATCATCTTCTGGCAGGTGTTCTCGCGCTATGTGCTGAACCGTTCGCCGAGCTGGACCGAATCCTTCTCGGTGCTGCTGATGGGCTGGTTCATTTTTCTCGGTGCCGCCGTCGGCGTGCGCGAGCGCACGCATCTCGGCTTCGACGTGCTGCTCTATGTCCTGCCTGGCTCGGCCAAGGCGGTGCTGCGCAGCATTTCCGATCTTGTCGTGCTGGCCTTCGGCGCCGGCATGATCGTCTACGGCGTACAACTGGCCAGGCTGACTTGGAACACGGTCATGCCTTCGCTGACTTTGCCGGGGGGCGTCAGCTTCCTGCCAGTGATCCTGGGTGGCGCGCTGGTATGCCTTTTTTCGCTGGAACGACTGGCCGGGCGCTTTGCCGGCCTGCCCGTCGACGCCGACATCCATGCGACCGGCGAGGAGCTTTGA
- a CDS encoding TRAP transporter large permease → MALTVLFGTFVFLLIIGTPIAFCLGVASFATILTLGLPPVVVFQRLNSGVSVFSLMAIPFFIFAGDLMVRGGIAARLVALAGSLVGHLRGGLGQVNIAASTLFGGISGSAVADASAVGGLMIPQMKARGYGVDYAVNITSVGAIIALLIPPSHNMIIYSISAGGRISIADLFTAGVLPGLLLALSLMTTAYWVASRRGYPTEPFAGFGRALQLLVAAIPGLILIGIIFGGVRSGIFTATESSCIAIVYAFLVTLIIYRSMSWSDFVAATTAAVRTTAMVLMIIGCAAAFGWLLAYLRVPASLVAFLQSVSDNKLVILLLLNLILLILGTFMDMSPLIIITTPIFLPVVMAYGVDPVHFGVILILNLGIGLCTPPVGAVLFVSCAIGRIPIWTAMRSIWPFYGAAFAVLMLVTYIPEISLWLPGLFH, encoded by the coding sequence ATGGCGCTCACCGTTCTCTTCGGCACCTTCGTCTTCCTGCTGATCATCGGCACGCCGATCGCGTTCTGCCTCGGCGTCGCCAGCTTCGCGACGATCCTCACGCTCGGCCTACCTCCGGTCGTGGTATTCCAGCGGCTGAATTCCGGCGTCAGCGTCTTTTCGCTGATGGCCATACCGTTCTTCATCTTCGCCGGCGACCTGATGGTGCGTGGCGGCATCGCCGCGCGGCTGGTCGCTCTGGCGGGCTCCCTGGTCGGCCATTTGCGCGGCGGTCTGGGGCAGGTCAACATCGCGGCATCGACCTTGTTCGGCGGCATTTCGGGATCGGCGGTGGCCGATGCCTCCGCAGTCGGCGGACTGATGATCCCGCAGATGAAGGCGCGCGGCTACGGCGTCGACTATGCCGTCAACATCACGTCGGTCGGCGCCATCATCGCCCTTCTCATTCCACCGTCCCACAACATGATCATCTATTCGATTTCGGCCGGCGGCCGTATCTCGATCGCCGACCTGTTCACGGCTGGCGTGCTGCCGGGTCTGCTGCTGGCGTTGTCGCTGATGACAACGGCCTATTGGGTCGCCAGCCGCCGCGGCTACCCGACGGAGCCGTTCGCCGGCTTCGGCCGGGCCTTGCAGCTGCTTGTCGCCGCCATTCCCGGGCTCATCCTGATCGGCATCATTTTCGGCGGCGTCAGGTCCGGCATCTTCACCGCGACTGAGAGCTCTTGCATCGCCATCGTCTATGCCTTCCTGGTGACGCTGATCATCTACCGCTCGATGAGCTGGAGCGACTTCGTCGCCGCCACGACGGCAGCGGTGCGCACGACGGCGATGGTGCTGATGATCATCGGCTGCGCGGCCGCCTTCGGCTGGCTGCTCGCCTATCTCAGGGTGCCGGCCTCGCTCGTCGCCTTCCTGCAATCGGTATCCGACAACAAGCTTGTCATCCTACTGCTGCTCAATCTCATCCTGCTCATCCTCGGCACGTTCATGGACATGTCGCCGCTGATCATCATCACGACGCCGATCTTCCTGCCGGTGGTCATGGCCTATGGCGTCGATCCGGTGCATTTCGGCGTGATCCTCATCCTCAATCTCGGCATCGGCCTTTGCACGCCGCCGGTCGGCGCGGTGCTGTTCGTCAGCTGCGCCATCGGCCGTATTCCGATCTGGACGGCGATGCGCTCGATCTGGCCATTCTATGGCGCCGCCTTCGCCGTGCTGATGCTCGTCACCTACATACCGGAAATCTCATTGTGGCTTCCGGGCCTGTTCCATTAG
- a CDS encoding FadR/GntR family transcriptional regulator yields the protein MSETANDLRVERKPKLSETVVAAIRRQLQAGEILPGHKLPTEGQLTETFGVSRTVIREALAKLAADGLVEPRQGAGVFVTEHISTMFSALAADMGNKDSIALNVLEVRLAIEIESAGLAAVRRNAAQEAAIQEAFFEFERMLLDSQPTGPADLAFHRAIASATNNPFYVEMLDVLGRRAIPCDVTSPWSTELVQSDSYQRGLQREHLVILNAITSGDAETAREAMRTHLGASQQRYRERLQARQAYYASSVKAAAGE from the coding sequence GTGTCCGAGACCGCAAACGACCTCAGGGTCGAGAGAAAGCCCAAGCTGTCGGAAACCGTCGTGGCGGCGATCCGCAGGCAGTTGCAGGCGGGCGAGATCCTGCCGGGCCACAAGCTGCCGACCGAGGGCCAACTGACCGAGACCTTCGGCGTCAGCCGCACCGTCATCCGCGAGGCGCTGGCCAAGCTTGCCGCCGACGGCCTTGTCGAGCCGCGGCAGGGCGCCGGGGTCTTCGTCACCGAGCACATCTCGACCATGTTCAGCGCGCTGGCAGCCGACATGGGCAACAAGGATTCCATCGCGCTCAACGTGCTCGAGGTGCGGCTGGCGATCGAGATCGAATCGGCCGGGCTCGCCGCCGTCCGTCGCAACGCAGCGCAGGAGGCGGCGATCCAGGAGGCCTTCTTCGAGTTCGAGCGGATGCTGCTCGACAGCCAGCCGACCGGACCCGCCGATCTTGCCTTCCACCGCGCCATCGCCAGCGCCACTAACAATCCGTTCTATGTCGAGATGCTCGACGTGCTCGGCCGCCGCGCCATTCCGTGCGACGTGACTTCGCCCTGGTCGACCGAACTGGTTCAGTCCGACAGCTACCAGCGCGGGCTGCAGCGCGAGCATCTGGTGATCCTGAACGCGATCACTTCAGGCGATGCCGAAACCGCGCGCGAGGCGATGCGCACCCATCTCGGTGCCAGCCAGCAGCGCTACCGCGAGCGCCTGCAGGCGCGGCAGGCCTATTACGCCAGTTCGGTCAAGGCGGCCGCCGGCGAATGA
- the kduI gene encoding 5-dehydro-4-deoxy-D-glucuronate isomerase — protein sequence MSQNHTDYTSRFAIDPAAAAAMGTDELRHNFHIEDLFQPGRISLTYTHYDRMIVGGAMPVATALPLEAIKPTGTRGFLDRRELIAVNIGGGGMIEASGQYFDLQARDMLYLGMGSSDVSFASADKAAPAKFYLLSAPAHQTHPSRLIRLDDAKRLDLGSKEACNERSIFQFIHAGGTKTCQLVVGMTQLAPGSIWNTMPCHVHDRRMEAYLYFDLPEAARVFHFMGEPDETRHIVMRNEEAVLSPGWSIHSGAGTSNYAFIWAMAGDNVDYTDVDPVAMDTLR from the coding sequence ATGAGCCAGAACCACACCGACTACACATCGCGCTTTGCCATCGACCCGGCCGCAGCCGCCGCCATGGGAACGGACGAACTGCGCCATAATTTCCACATCGAAGACCTCTTCCAGCCCGGCCGCATCAGCCTGACCTATACCCACTACGATCGCATGATCGTCGGCGGTGCCATGCCGGTGGCGACGGCATTGCCGTTGGAAGCGATCAAGCCGACCGGCACCAGGGGTTTTCTCGACCGGCGCGAATTGATCGCCGTCAATATCGGCGGCGGCGGCATGATCGAAGCCAGCGGCCAGTACTTCGACCTGCAGGCGCGCGACATGCTCTATCTCGGCATGGGCTCCAGCGATGTGTCATTCGCTTCGGCCGACAAGGCCGCGCCGGCCAAGTTCTACCTGCTCAGTGCGCCGGCGCACCAGACTCATCCCAGCCGGCTGATCCGCCTCGATGACGCCAAGCGCCTCGACCTCGGCAGCAAGGAGGCCTGCAACGAGCGCTCGATCTTCCAGTTCATCCATGCCGGGGGAACAAAAACCTGCCAGCTCGTCGTCGGCATGACGCAGCTGGCGCCGGGGTCGATCTGGAACACCATGCCGTGCCATGTGCATGACCGGCGCATGGAGGCCTATCTCTATTTCGACCTGCCCGAGGCGGCGCGCGTCTTCCACTTCATGGGCGAGCCGGACGAGACACGCCACATCGTCATGCGCAACGAGGAGGCGGTGCTGTCGCCGGGCTGGTCGATCCATTCGGGCGCCGGCACGTCCAACTACGCCTTCATCTGGGCGATGGCCGGCGACAATGTCGACTACACCGATGTCGACCCGGTAGCGATGGACACGCTGCGGTGA
- the kduD gene encoding 2-dehydro-3-deoxy-D-gluconate 5-dehydrogenase KduD, giving the protein MSDLTAFSLAGKRILVTGANTGIGQGIAVSIARAGGAVIGVGRSSMAETASKVAALGGQFEAVAADLADTGAAGPMLGRVWDESGPLDGLVNNAGIIRRADAVDLTVTDWDDVIDVNLKTAFLLCQSFARRILAEGRQGKIVNIASVLSFQGGIRVASYTASKHGVLGITRLLACEWAAKGINVNGIAPGYIETNNTQALRADPDRSAAILGRIPAGRWGEPGDIGDAAVFLLAPASNYMHGAVVPVDGGWLAR; this is encoded by the coding sequence GTGAGCGATCTCACAGCCTTCAGCCTGGCCGGCAAGCGCATCCTGGTGACCGGCGCCAACACCGGTATCGGCCAAGGCATCGCGGTCTCGATCGCGCGCGCCGGGGGCGCGGTGATCGGCGTCGGCCGCTCGTCGATGGCCGAGACCGCGAGCAAGGTCGCGGCTCTGGGCGGCCAATTCGAGGCGGTTGCCGCCGACCTTGCCGACACGGGCGCGGCCGGACCGATGCTCGGTCGTGTCTGGGACGAAAGCGGGCCGCTCGACGGGTTGGTCAACAATGCCGGCATCATCCGCCGCGCCGATGCCGTCGACCTGACGGTGACCGATTGGGACGATGTCATCGACGTCAATTTGAAGACGGCATTCCTGCTGTGCCAATCCTTTGCCCGGCGCATCCTTGCCGAGGGACGCCAGGGCAAGATCGTCAACATCGCCTCGGTGCTGAGTTTCCAGGGCGGCATCCGCGTTGCGTCCTACACGGCATCCAAGCATGGCGTGCTCGGCATCACCCGGCTGCTCGCCTGCGAGTGGGCGGCGAAAGGCATCAATGTCAACGGTATAGCGCCGGGCTATATCGAGACCAACAACACGCAGGCGCTGCGCGCCGATCCCGACCGCAGTGCCGCCATCCTCGGGCGTATTCCCGCCGGGCGCTGGGGCGAACCGGGAGACATTGGCGATGCCGCCGTCTTCCTGCTGGCGCCGGCCTCGAACTACATGCATGGCGCGGTGGTGCCGGTGGACGGCGGCTGGCTGGCGCGGTGA
- a CDS encoding cupin domain-containing protein, with protein sequence MTEPKIFAQAGEGAWTPTPDGNRRRVLLSTNELMMVEFGFDKGGVGALHSHPHVQASYVAEGRFEVTVDGRTEILETGGSFIVPSGLVHGVRALEAGRLVDSFTPHRADFLA encoded by the coding sequence ATGACCGAGCCTAAGATTTTCGCGCAAGCCGGCGAGGGCGCCTGGACGCCGACCCCGGACGGCAATCGCCGGCGCGTGCTCTTATCCACCAACGAGCTGATGATGGTCGAATTCGGCTTCGACAAGGGCGGCGTCGGCGCCTTGCATTCGCATCCGCATGTCCAGGCGAGCTATGTCGCCGAAGGCCGTTTCGAGGTGACCGTCGACGGTCGGACCGAAATCCTGGAGACCGGCGGCAGCTTCATCGTGCCCTCCGGCCTGGTGCACGGCGTCAGGGCGCTGGAGGCCGGGCGTCTGGTCGACAGTTTTACGCCGCACCGCGCCGATTTTCTCGCCTGA